GCGGTACCTGCGACATCTCTGCTTGGGATGCCTTCTACCTAGCCATGTTCTGGATGCTGAACACCTTGGGTTGGTTGACCTTCTACTGGCACTGGAAACACCTCGGTGTTTGGAGCGGTAACGTTGCTCAGTTCAACGAAAACTCCACCTACCTGATGGGTTGGTTCCGGGATTACCTCTGGGCGAACTCTGCTCAGTTAATCAATGGTTACAACCCCTACGGTGTCAACAATCTGTCAGTTTGGGCTTGGATGTTCCTTTTCGGACACCTGGTCTGGGCTACTGGCTTCATGTTCTTGATCTCTTGGCGGGGTTACTGGCAAGAGTTGATTGAAACCATCGTTTGGGCCCACGAGCGCACTCCTTTGGCGAACTTGGTTCGTTGGAAAGATAAGCCCGTTGCGTTGTCCATTGTTCAAGCCCGTTTGGTTGGTTTAGCCCACTTCACCGTTGGTTATGTGCTCACCTATGCGGCATTCCTAATTGCTTCCACAGCCGGTAAGTTCGGTTAACGAATTCCTCTGTTAGGTAATTAAGCTTGTCCCCTGCCCTCGTTGGTGGGGGATTTGCTTTAATTGGCTGATCGCCACAAAAAATGGATTGGAATCGGCCTCATTTAATCTTAAGTTTTTTGTTATTTTTACCCCATTGCTAATTTGCTTCCATCCCAAGTAGGCGGTCGCCACAGAGTTCGATTAGGGCAGGGATATGATGATGGCGGTTGGGGATGCGCCAACTAATGGCAATATGCCGCAATAGAGTAAGAATGATGTAAATATCAATGGCTTGGCTAAGATGGGGATTATTTGGGGATTGTTTAGCTAGAAAAGCAGTTTTTAATATTTGTTCTTTGCGAACTAGGGCATCGGGATTCCCCCAGGTGCGGAGGCTATATTCGGTCATGTGGGCGATAAAGTTTCCTAGATCAACGGCGGGATCTCCTTTGCAGTAGAGGTCGAGGTCCACCAACCAAAGGTGATTGCCATCTACCAAAATTTGATCGGGGTAAAAATCCCGGTGAATAGTGGTAGTAGGACGGGGATATTTGTTTAAAACCTCTCCCAGCTGTTCACTCTGGGCGATGAAATGTTGAATTTGTGTTTGCCACTGAGGTTGCTGGTGGCTAAATTCCCGGAGGCGATCGCCAAGGATTTGTAATTCAGTGGCAATGGTATGGGTTTTGGTTGTGGGGACAGAATGGCTGTGGATTTTGTGGGCTAGGGCGGCAATTTTTTCCGGTAAGTCGGGACGGGTAATCAATAATTCTGTCGCAGGTTGACCGGGAACCCATCGTTGGAGCCACATCTGCCAGGGTTCAACAATGCCCAAAGGTTTTGGCACCGATAATCCATCTTCACTTTGCCCATGGAACCCGTTTTCCCATAACGCCCGTTGAGAGCCATAGCTTTTGTAATCTGTGCCCTTGGCGCGAATTTTGCCAAGAATAATTCCTTCCACCCCATCGGTTTCCAGATGATAGGCA
The genomic region above belongs to Synechocystis sp. PCC 6803 substr. PCC-P and contains:
- a CDS encoding phosphotransferase family protein; the protein is MMAEIFSDPKIPWLPFALDRQLAQQHLASIFPGLQGIKKTELLRHKPGRRALIAYHLETDGVEGIILGKIRAKGTDYKSYGSQRALWENGFHGQSEDGLSVPKPLGIVEPWQMWLQRWVPGQPATELLITRPDLPEKIAALAHKIHSHSVPTTKTHTIATELQILGDRLREFSHQQPQWQTQIQHFIAQSEQLGEVLNKYPRPTTTIHRDFYPDQILVDGNHLWLVDLDLYCKGDPAVDLGNFIAHMTEYSLRTWGNPDALVRKEQILKTAFLAKQSPNNPHLSQAIDIYIILTLLRHIAISWRIPNRHHHIPALIELCGDRLLGMEAN